A single genomic interval of Odontesthes bonariensis isolate fOdoBon6 chromosome 3, fOdoBon6.hap1, whole genome shotgun sequence harbors:
- the c3h1orf159 gene encoding uncharacterized protein C1orf159 homolog, which produces MALPFLLVFAATVILIRPETPVTKALHQNSLECCGEKQRVNNSCSNDTHCEPGCFFRVLENSNTVCIFCDSAAADLENVTVCTYNYTVERKNHTTVTTVVPKIGGPGVAASLLLGTLLISLFLILSVASFFYLKRSNRLPSIFYRRNKAFIFQPSETAVMIPSSTVRKPRYVRRERSSAKSTLNNATIPTSATTRVYNV; this is translated from the exons ATGGCTCTGCCATTCCTTTTGGTCTTTGCTGCAACTGTGATTCTTATTAGACCTGAGACACCGGTAACAAAG GCCCTGCATCAGAACTCACTTGAGTGCTGTGGCGAGAAACAGAGGGTGAACAATTCGTGCTCAAATGACACTCACTGTGAACCAG GATGCTTCTTTCGTGTCCTGGAGAACAGCAACACTGTCTGCATATTCTGTGACTCGGCAGCTGCGGATCTGGAGAACGTGACGGTCTGCACCTACA ATTACACAGTGGAGCGTAAAAATCACACAACAGTCACGACTGTCGTTCCTAAAATCG gAGGCCCAGGTGTGGCAGCTTCTCTGCTTCTGGGAACACTGTTGATCAGCTTGTTCCTGATCCTCTCGGTCGCCTCCTTTTTCTACCTCAAACGCTCCAACCGGCTACCGAGCATCTTCTACCGCCGCAACAAAG CGTTCATATTTCAACCGAGTGAGACG GCTGTCATGATTCCTTCTTCAACTG taAGGAAGCCAAGATATGTCAGAAGGGAGCGTTCCTCTGCGAAATCAACACTGAACAACGCCACCATACCCACATCCGCCACGACCCGAGTGTATAATGTTTAG